The following are encoded together in the Fimbriiglobus ruber genome:
- a CDS encoding ATP-binding protein, with product MTDRIPRRLLFASLLSSGVLVGVCALMAMSLFRQQESMAEVLRENFGSGRTAAELRENLTDLQLILFDQGERVVGLHSRIEMHLGTLRKFADNDRERDLTDQVTTSFHKYRLLWERLPTDQSPARVGAVHLAAEVLEKETLPRCQALVDYNNNRLEESAREHQRILRVLAWGMAAIGVTGGVAGLVLGYGVSQGVRQSIRRLQVQVRDAAGKLPRGGPEIVVSGEGHFADLQEEMEQLVAQVSEVVEQLQQRDREVLRAEQLAAVGQLAAGVAHEIRNPLTAIKMLVQVGQADRDRSPLAAEDLDVIEIEIRRMERSLKTFLDFARPPKTERSPVDLIGLIDHTLGLVRGRAAKQGVDVQFDRPPVPLVYTADAEQLRQVLVNLALNALDAMPTGGTLRVALRSCAAGAARVDVSDTGPGIAPDLFPRLFQPFVSGKETGLGLGLVISRRIVEDHGGTLEAANDPGGARFTVDLPPEQAAPAGQEPRPVTTSGGR from the coding sequence ATGACTGACAGGATACCGCGCCGCTTGCTCTTTGCTTCTCTCCTCTCGAGCGGGGTTCTGGTCGGCGTCTGCGCACTCATGGCCATGTCGCTCTTCCGCCAGCAAGAAAGCATGGCGGAAGTCTTGCGCGAGAACTTCGGGAGCGGGCGGACCGCGGCCGAGTTGCGGGAGAATCTGACCGACTTGCAGCTGATCCTCTTCGACCAGGGCGAGCGGGTGGTCGGCTTGCATTCGCGGATCGAGATGCACCTCGGGACGCTCCGCAAATTCGCGGACAACGACCGGGAGCGAGACCTGACCGACCAGGTCACGACCAGCTTTCACAAATACCGCCTCCTCTGGGAACGCCTACCGACGGACCAATCGCCGGCCCGGGTCGGCGCGGTCCACCTCGCGGCCGAAGTGCTGGAGAAAGAAACGCTCCCCCGCTGCCAGGCGCTCGTCGACTACAATAACAACCGGCTCGAAGAAAGTGCCCGCGAACACCAGCGCATCCTGCGGGTTCTCGCGTGGGGCATGGCGGCCATCGGCGTGACCGGCGGCGTGGCCGGGCTGGTCCTCGGGTACGGGGTCTCGCAGGGCGTCCGCCAGTCGATCCGCCGGCTCCAGGTCCAGGTCCGCGACGCCGCCGGCAAACTCCCCCGCGGGGGGCCCGAGATCGTCGTTTCCGGCGAGGGCCATTTCGCCGACCTTCAAGAGGAAATGGAACAGCTCGTCGCCCAGGTCAGCGAAGTCGTCGAGCAACTCCAGCAACGCGACCGGGAAGTCCTCCGGGCCGAACAACTCGCGGCCGTCGGGCAACTCGCGGCCGGCGTCGCCCACGAAATCCGGAACCCCCTGACGGCGATTAAAATGCTCGTCCAGGTCGGGCAGGCGGACCGGGACCGCTCCCCACTCGCGGCCGAGGATCTGGACGTCATCGAGATCGAAATCCGCCGGATGGAACGGTCACTCAAGACGTTCCTCGATTTCGCCCGCCCGCCCAAGACGGAGCGATCGCCGGTCGACCTGATCGGGCTGATCGACCACACGCTCGGGCTGGTCCGCGGGCGGGCCGCCAAGCAGGGGGTGGACGTCCAGTTCGACCGCCCGCCGGTGCCGCTCGTGTATACGGCGGACGCCGAACAGCTGCGGCAGGTACTCGTGAACCTCGCGCTCAACGCCCTGGACGCGATGCCGACAGGGGGCACCCTCCGCGTCGCCCTCCGCTCCTGCGCCGCCGGGGCCGCCCGGGTCGACGTCTCCGACACCGGCCCCGGGATCGCCCCGGACCTGTTCCCGCGCCTGTTCCAGCCCTTCGTCAGTGGTAAGGAGACGGGGCTCGGGCTGGGGCTCGTCATCTCCCGCCGGATCGTCGAAGACCACGGCGGCACGCTGGAGGCGGCGAACGATCCCGGCGGCGCGCGGTTTACCGTCGACCTTCCCCCCGAACAGGCCGCGCCGGCGGGCCAGGAACCGCGGCCGGTTACGACCTCCGGCGGAAGGTAA
- a CDS encoding sigma-54-dependent transcriptional regulator, translating to MPTILVVDDESSILHAFRRVFADPMYVLATASTAAEAVEAAGRVKPDVIVLDVHLSDATGLQTFHRLRAADARTPVILITGHGTSDLAIEAIKHGAFDYLTKPLELPQLRDVVDQAFKTSRLMHVPAVLGELEPIPDVADVLIGRGPGMQEVYKAIGRVASTDATVLILGETGTGKELVARAIYQHSRRAEKPFLAINSAAIPEQLLESELFGHEKGAYTGADRKRIGKFEQCSGGTVFLDEVGDMSPLIQAKVLRLLQDQTFERVGGSETVRTDVRLIAATNANLEQLTEQDQFRKDLYFRLNVFTIRLPPLRERGADVDLLTDHYVRRFARELQKPVQGLAPDGRELLQRHAWPGNVRELQSTLKKAILYSRGSVITAQDLNAALGTVAAPVPVAGSTGGFDWDHFVQQRIAAGVESLYAEAVTAMEREVLLRVLQHTHGNQVQAARILGITRGSLRNKIRALNISIGRSIWADDDQAD from the coding sequence ATGCCGACAATTCTTGTGGTCGACGACGAGTCTTCGATCCTTCACGCGTTCCGCCGGGTCTTCGCCGACCCGATGTACGTACTCGCCACCGCGTCGACGGCGGCCGAGGCCGTCGAGGCCGCCGGCCGGGTCAAGCCGGACGTGATCGTACTGGACGTCCACCTCTCGGACGCGACCGGCCTGCAGACGTTCCACCGCCTCCGCGCCGCCGACGCGCGGACGCCGGTGATCCTGATCACCGGGCACGGGACGAGCGACCTCGCGATCGAGGCGATCAAGCACGGCGCGTTCGATTACCTCACCAAGCCGCTCGAACTCCCCCAGCTCCGCGACGTCGTCGACCAGGCGTTCAAGACGAGCCGGCTCATGCACGTCCCGGCGGTACTCGGCGAACTGGAACCGATCCCGGACGTGGCCGACGTCCTGATCGGCCGCGGCCCGGGCATGCAGGAGGTGTACAAGGCCATCGGCCGCGTCGCGTCGACCGACGCGACGGTCCTCATCCTCGGCGAGACCGGCACCGGTAAGGAACTGGTCGCCCGCGCCATTTACCAGCACAGCCGCCGGGCCGAGAAACCGTTCCTCGCCATCAACAGCGCGGCCATCCCCGAACAGTTGCTCGAGAGCGAGCTGTTCGGGCACGAGAAGGGCGCGTACACCGGCGCGGACCGCAAGCGCATCGGTAAATTCGAGCAGTGTTCGGGCGGGACGGTTTTCCTCGACGAAGTCGGCGACATGTCACCCCTGATCCAGGCCAAGGTCTTGCGCCTGCTCCAGGATCAAACGTTCGAGCGGGTCGGCGGGTCCGAGACGGTCCGCACCGACGTCCGGCTGATCGCGGCCACGAACGCCAACCTCGAACAGCTCACCGAGCAGGACCAATTCCGAAAAGACCTGTACTTCCGCCTGAACGTCTTCACGATCCGCTTACCCCCGCTCCGGGAGCGGGGGGCCGACGTCGACTTACTCACCGATCATTACGTGCGGCGGTTCGCCCGCGAGCTGCAAAAACCGGTGCAGGGTCTCGCGCCGGACGGCCGCGAACTGCTCCAGCGGCACGCCTGGCCGGGGAATGTGAGAGAACTCCAGAGTACGCTAAAAAAGGCCATCCTCTACAGTCGCGGGTCGGTCATTACCGCTCAGGATTTGAACGCCGCCCTCGGTACGGTCGCGGCGCCGGTCCCGGTCGCCGGCTCAACGGGCGGCTTCGACTGGGACCACTTCGTCCAACAGCGCATCGCGGCCGGCGTCGAAAGCCTGTACGCGGAAGCGGTAACGGCGATGGAGCGGGAAGTCCTCCTCCGCGTTCTCCAGCACACGCACGGCAATCAGGTTCAGGCCGCCCGCATCCTGGGGATCACGCGCGGCAGTTTACGGAACAAAATCCGGGCCCTCAACATCTCCATCGGCCGCTCGATCTGGGCAGACGACGACCAGGCGGACTGA
- a CDS encoding protein kinase domain-containing protein, producing the protein MVSDPRVERAVEAMLDSGCSVREACRDYPELLPQVRERWQRVNAVRVQVGALFPEAGHPAPDTTSPEPSVTSLPRIPGYDIHGVLGRGGMGVVYKALHLVLKRPVALKMLLVGPYARPDERERFQREAVAVAGLRHANIVQVHDVGEYEGRPYFTMEFVDGGSLAQKLAGDPLPAREAASLLATLAGAVHEAHSGGIVHRDLKPANVLLTAVGTPKIGDFGLARRLDEGAGLTQSGTAIGTPSYMAPEQALGKAHAVGPAADVYALGAILYELLTGRPPFRAETAAETVQQVLAQDPVPPSRFNGKLHRDLETICLKCLHKESQHRYPSAAALADDLRRFLNGEAIAARPESRLERVARRVRRRPAFSAALVGGTLLTVALTCGWLWLLAERAATAQTIKAEQAATARAVEDDLQEMVRCEAAASWPEATAALERARVRLGDRGPASLHQHIDQGERDLALVVRLDAVRMRYADSVGGVLAFASLNKEYEEIFHAAGLGGMSDPAELVAARVRDSNIRVALLAALDNWSAREWEPHRQNWVAEVARRADPNPAVWRVRARDPITWRTKTALRDVVAAAPVNDPSVALLLALAQHWKAAGEDPIPFLTQIQKAHPADFWVNFTLGEELRSKGNPAEAVRYLQAALAVRPAAIVHNSLGMVMVKASRREEAVDEYRKALKLDPTATPAHNNLGLTLAFMGRHDEAIDQLRLALSLSPNEPALNYHLGECLVNTGKQVEAVERFRRAIELDPKYVSPQQGLKTTLIRLGRMEEARDVWRKTIEVNPQQHDDRDGYAEFCLFLSREDDYRLACRSLLDRFGANKDPQTAERTGRACLLLPASADEIQRAADLVDRALAADRKLSPVWAYPYYLFAKGLADYRLDRLESAIIILEGPASGVLAPAPQLVLAMAQYRRGRTAAARKTFGAAVSSFNWRASNADNREAWVFHILRREAERMILPNLPAFLEGKYQPQDNDERFALLGACQFANRFRAAARLYADAFAADPRLAEDFQHEHRYNAARYAALAGCGRGVDGATLSEEERTRWRDRAREWLRADLAAYVGKVNGGAAAERAAVNNTLTRWRNEPDLAGLRDQNSLAPFAADERQKCLELWKEVDAFILNTSPSVS; encoded by the coding sequence ATGGTCAGTGACCCGAGGGTGGAGCGGGCAGTCGAAGCAATGCTCGACTCGGGGTGTTCGGTCCGCGAAGCGTGTCGCGATTACCCCGAGTTGTTGCCACAAGTCCGCGAGCGGTGGCAGCGTGTGAACGCCGTCCGCGTTCAGGTCGGGGCGCTTTTCCCGGAGGCGGGGCATCCCGCTCCCGACACGACCTCTCCCGAACCGTCGGTCACCAGCCTGCCGCGGATTCCCGGATACGACATTCATGGCGTGCTGGGCCGCGGCGGGATGGGCGTCGTGTACAAGGCCCTCCACCTCGTCCTCAAACGACCGGTCGCCTTGAAAATGCTCCTCGTCGGGCCGTACGCGCGGCCGGACGAGCGGGAGCGTTTCCAGCGGGAGGCGGTGGCGGTCGCCGGCCTTCGACACGCGAACATCGTGCAAGTCCACGACGTCGGCGAATACGAGGGCCGGCCGTATTTCACGATGGAGTTCGTCGACGGCGGCAGTCTGGCCCAGAAACTCGCGGGCGACCCGTTGCCCGCCCGCGAGGCGGCTTCGTTGTTGGCGACGCTGGCCGGCGCCGTCCACGAAGCCCATTCGGGCGGGATCGTCCACCGCGACCTCAAGCCGGCTAACGTCCTGCTCACCGCGGTTGGTACCCCCAAGATCGGCGACTTTGGGCTCGCCCGGCGTCTGGACGAGGGCGCGGGGTTGACCCAGAGCGGCACCGCGATCGGGACGCCGAGCTACATGGCACCCGAGCAAGCTCTCGGCAAGGCGCACGCGGTGGGACCGGCGGCGGACGTTTACGCGCTCGGAGCCATCCTCTACGAGTTACTGACGGGCCGCCCGCCGTTTCGGGCGGAGACGGCCGCGGAAACGGTCCAACAGGTTCTCGCCCAGGATCCGGTGCCGCCGTCGCGGTTCAACGGCAAGTTGCACCGCGACCTCGAGACGATCTGCCTCAAGTGTCTTCACAAAGAATCTCAGCATCGGTATCCAAGCGCCGCCGCATTGGCCGACGACCTCCGCCGTTTCCTGAACGGCGAGGCCATCGCGGCGCGGCCCGAGAGCCGGTTGGAACGGGTCGCCCGGCGGGTGCGGCGGCGACCGGCTTTTTCGGCCGCGCTGGTCGGGGGCACCCTGCTGACAGTCGCTTTGACCTGCGGCTGGCTCTGGTTGCTCGCCGAGCGGGCAGCCACCGCACAAACAATCAAGGCGGAGCAGGCGGCTACCGCGCGGGCGGTCGAGGATGACCTTCAGGAAATGGTCCGGTGCGAGGCGGCGGCATCCTGGCCCGAGGCGACCGCCGCACTGGAGCGCGCGAGAGTGCGACTGGGCGACCGCGGGCCGGCGAGTCTGCACCAGCACATCGACCAGGGCGAGCGGGATTTGGCTCTGGTGGTGCGGTTGGACGCCGTCCGTATGAGGTACGCGGACAGTGTTGGGGGCGTCCTCGCGTTTGCCAGTCTGAATAAAGAATACGAGGAGATATTTCACGCGGCCGGGTTAGGGGGAATGTCCGACCCGGCAGAACTGGTCGCGGCACGGGTCCGGGACTCTAACATTCGGGTCGCTCTGTTGGCCGCGCTCGATAATTGGTCCGCCCGGGAGTGGGAGCCGCACCGACAGAATTGGGTCGCGGAGGTGGCGCGGCGGGCGGACCCGAACCCGGCGGTTTGGCGCGTCCGCGCCCGCGATCCGATCACCTGGAGGACCAAGACCGCCCTTCGCGACGTGGTCGCGGCCGCGCCGGTCAACGATCCGTCCGTGGCGTTGCTCCTGGCGCTCGCCCAACACTGGAAGGCTGCCGGAGAAGACCCGATTCCGTTCTTGACCCAGATCCAGAAGGCCCATCCCGCGGACTTTTGGGTTAACTTTACCTTGGGCGAGGAATTGAGAAGTAAGGGCAACCCGGCGGAAGCCGTTCGCTACCTCCAGGCTGCACTCGCGGTCCGCCCGGCGGCCATCGTCCACAACAGTCTCGGGATGGTGATGGTGAAAGCCAGCCGGCGGGAAGAAGCCGTCGACGAGTATCGAAAAGCGTTGAAACTCGACCCGACGGCCACCCCCGCTCACAACAACCTTGGCCTCACACTGGCCTTCATGGGGCGGCACGACGAGGCGATCGACCAGTTGCGGCTGGCTCTCAGCCTGAGCCCCAACGAACCCGCGCTCAATTATCACCTCGGCGAGTGCCTGGTGAACACGGGCAAGCAGGTCGAGGCCGTCGAACGTTTCCGTCGGGCCATCGAACTCGATCCGAAATACGTGTCCCCTCAGCAAGGGCTAAAAACCACTCTGATCCGGCTCGGTCGCATGGAAGAAGCCCGGGACGTTTGGCGCAAGACGATCGAAGTCAACCCGCAACAGCACGACGACCGGGACGGGTATGCCGAATTCTGTCTGTTTCTCAGTCGGGAAGACGACTACCGTCTTGCGTGTCGGTCCCTGCTCGACCGCTTCGGGGCGAACAAGGATCCACAGACCGCGGAACGAACCGGGCGGGCATGCTTGCTTCTGCCCGCTTCGGCCGACGAGATTCAGAGGGCCGCAGACCTCGTCGATCGCGCGCTGGCCGCGGATCGGAAACTGTCCCCGGTCTGGGCTTACCCTTATTACTTATTCGCCAAGGGATTGGCCGATTACCGCCTCGACCGCCTGGAGAGCGCGATCATCATTCTGGAGGGACCGGCGTCCGGGGTGCTGGCGCCCGCTCCCCAATTGGTGTTGGCTATGGCCCAGTACCGTCGCGGTCGGACAGCGGCGGCCCGCAAAACGTTCGGGGCCGCCGTTTCTTCGTTCAACTGGCGGGCGTCCAACGCGGACAACCGCGAAGCCTGGGTCTTCCACATCCTCCGCCGCGAAGCTGAGCGGATGATCCTGCCAAATCTGCCGGCATTCCTGGAAGGAAAGTATCAACCCCAGGACAACGACGAGCGATTCGCCTTGCTGGGTGCTTGTCAGTTCGCGAATCGCTTCCGCGCCGCGGCCCGCCTTTACGCCGACGCCTTTGCCGCGGACCCACGGCTGGCTGAGGACTTCCAACACGAGCATCGTTACAACGCGGCTCGCTACGCGGCCCTGGCCGGCTGTGGACGGGGCGTAGACGGGGCCACTCTCAGCGAAGAGGAGCGGACTCGGTGGCGCGACCGGGCGCGGGAATGGTTGCGGGCAGACCTGGCTGCGTACGTCGGGAAAGTGAATGGTGGGGCTGCCGCGGAACGCGCCGCCGTTAATAACACACTGACTCGTTGGCGGAACGAGCCCGATCTGGCAGGACTCCGCGACCAGAATTCGCTCGCTCCATTCGCCGCAGACGAGCGGCAAAAGTGCCTGGAATTGTGGAAAGAAGTCGACGCCTTCATCTTGAATACATCCCCGAGCGTTAGCTAG
- a CDS encoding sigma-70 family RNA polymerase sigma factor encodes MTDENTTIVLQRYLDAMARDSPAEPLVRELLGRAVCRLRALSTNLLHRSYPRLMRPPLNLQPDEMVGAVVERLIKAMRGFRPQTVRQFFALVNQHMRWELNDLARRLDEQPRAVELQDGLIPAYEDSDSDLSPDGRRMLEAIDDLPDEEKEVFSLVRIQGLTQTEVAEVLGVSVKTVQRRLNRSLILLASRLDDLAPGVPPGAGKST; translated from the coding sequence ATGACAGACGAAAATACCACAATCGTGCTCCAACGCTACCTGGACGCGATGGCTCGTGACTCGCCCGCCGAACCGCTCGTCCGCGAACTTCTGGGCCGGGCGGTGTGTCGACTCCGGGCGCTTTCCACAAACCTACTGCACCGAAGCTACCCGCGGCTGATGCGCCCCCCGCTGAACTTGCAACCCGACGAGATGGTCGGGGCGGTCGTGGAGCGGCTCATCAAGGCCATGCGCGGCTTCCGCCCCCAGACGGTCCGCCAGTTCTTCGCGCTGGTCAACCAGCACATGCGCTGGGAGCTGAATGACCTGGCCCGCCGCTTAGACGAGCAGCCGCGCGCCGTGGAATTGCAAGACGGTCTGATACCGGCGTACGAGGACAGCGATTCCGACCTCAGTCCGGACGGCCGGCGCATGCTCGAAGCGATCGACGACCTGCCGGACGAAGAAAAGGAAGTCTTCAGCCTGGTGCGTATTCAGGGATTGACGCAGACCGAGGTGGCGGAGGTACTGGGTGTGTCGGTCAAGACGGTCCAGCGGCGCCTCAACCGCAGCCTGATATTACTGGCGTCGCGACTCGACGACCTGGCTCCGGGCGTGCCGCCGGGCGCCGGGAAGTCGACGTGA
- a CDS encoding HlyD family secretion protein, translating into MNTSVAAPEEHTSGATKPVPSTPTTSDAGPKLPRVWKRWAIGIVSLVGLAVAGWLIVPTVETALNTVSTDDAYVNGHVTFVAPRVSGQVLRVLVDDNYRVKAGELLVELDPEPYQIQVNLKKAAVTAAEADRRAAEAEVRGLLAQLRSQRWKLQTAMEQVDNQVALLNARAAALRSKEATLERANADLARLKETFGKGASARQELDAGIEAAGVAEAQVKQAAQEVYEVRVTLGLPPRPASGSLTAVPADLNQTFSTVRQTVADFIHIAAQVGLPLNRSEATPTEVLEEFRSRDAARDVDRIFAALIPEAPAVKQADAKLMQARRDLDQAELNLRYCRVYAEIDGVVTRRNVNRGNNILAGQQVMAVRSLTEIWIDANYKETQIAPLKIGQRVDVYADTYGSRRTFRGRITGFTNGTGSTLALLPAQNATGNFVKVVQRLPVRIELEDYDPEVDTLYAGLSVTPYVYYKDQSAGPNAGRRLQDLARPGTPGENRP; encoded by the coding sequence ATGAATACGAGCGTTGCTGCTCCAGAGGAGCACACCAGCGGGGCAACCAAACCTGTCCCGTCTACTCCAACCACCTCGGACGCCGGGCCGAAGCTCCCGCGCGTCTGGAAACGCTGGGCTATAGGCATCGTTTCTCTGGTCGGTCTGGCAGTCGCGGGCTGGCTGATCGTGCCCACAGTCGAGACGGCTCTGAACACCGTTTCGACCGACGACGCCTACGTGAACGGGCACGTCACGTTCGTCGCACCGCGGGTGTCGGGTCAGGTGCTGCGGGTGCTGGTCGACGATAACTACCGCGTGAAGGCCGGCGAATTGTTGGTCGAACTCGATCCCGAGCCGTACCAGATTCAGGTCAATTTGAAAAAAGCGGCAGTGACCGCGGCCGAGGCCGACCGGCGGGCGGCCGAAGCCGAGGTTCGCGGGCTGCTCGCACAATTGCGGAGCCAGCGGTGGAAACTCCAGACGGCCATGGAGCAGGTCGACAATCAAGTCGCCCTCCTCAACGCCCGGGCGGCCGCCCTCCGCAGCAAGGAAGCGACCCTCGAACGAGCCAACGCCGACCTGGCCCGCTTGAAAGAAACGTTCGGCAAGGGGGCGTCGGCCCGGCAGGAATTGGACGCGGGGATCGAGGCCGCCGGGGTGGCGGAGGCGCAGGTCAAGCAGGCCGCCCAGGAGGTGTACGAGGTGCGGGTGACCCTCGGTCTCCCGCCGCGTCCGGCCAGCGGGTCGCTGACCGCCGTGCCCGCCGATTTGAACCAGACGTTCTCGACCGTTCGCCAGACCGTCGCGGATTTCATCCACATCGCGGCCCAGGTCGGCCTGCCGCTCAACCGGTCCGAAGCGACGCCGACGGAGGTTCTGGAGGAGTTTCGGAGCCGGGACGCGGCCCGGGACGTGGACCGAATCTTCGCCGCTCTGATCCCGGAAGCGCCGGCGGTGAAGCAGGCCGATGCCAAGCTCATGCAGGCGCGGCGGGATCTCGACCAGGCGGAGTTGAACCTTCGCTACTGCCGGGTCTACGCCGAGATCGACGGCGTCGTGACCCGGCGGAACGTGAACCGCGGGAACAACATCCTGGCAGGCCAGCAAGTGATGGCGGTTCGGTCGCTGACCGAGATCTGGATCGACGCCAACTACAAAGAAACCCAGATCGCTCCACTGAAGATCGGCCAGCGGGTGGACGTTTATGCCGACACTTACGGGAGTCGGCGGACGTTCCGCGGACGGATCACCGGATTCACCAACGGCACCGGCTCGACCCTGGCGCTGTTACCGGCCCAGAACGCGACCGGGAACTTCGTCAAGGTCGTGCAACGGCTCCCGGTCCGGATCGAACTGGAGGACTACGACCCGGAAGTAGACACGCTGTACGCCGGGCTGTCGGTCACCCCGTACGTGTACTACAAAGATCAGTCGGCGGGCCCCAACGCCGGCCGCCGGCTCCAGGACTTGGCCCGGCCGGGGACGCCCGGAGAGAACCGGCCATGA